A window of Malania oleifera isolate guangnan ecotype guangnan chromosome 2, ASM2987363v1, whole genome shotgun sequence genomic DNA:
tataaaattattatcaACTATGAATAAAGTAAAAAGACATGTTAAGCGGAAGAGagtatttccaaaaatataagaACTATAATATAAGTAGTAAGGCCGTGATGGTCGCGTCACAAAGCATTTCTGACACTTTGCTGGAAAAGTAGTAGTGTTGGTGTTGGGAACTTTTCCAAGGGGAATTAATCCACACCAACACTAAAAACAAGTTACAGTGTCTAATCAGCAGTAGACTGCAGCTGGGCAAAACTGAAACAGGGCGCTGTTACCACCTCTCCCTCGGGGAACTCTACCTTTGAGATGGAACTTATATGAATCAACCCTACCATCAGTCAGTTCCGCCTACGTACGTTTTCCCCAGAGTTATTCATGGTAAAATCAGAAAGCAATGCCTCCCCTGTTTCTCTCACTTTATTTCTTTCACATCTGCCCATTTATTCTTTGACAAGGCACAGAATCGGAAGAGGAGTTGTAaatttaataaccacatcgacatGTTTCCATCCATTGCTCTGTTTCCCTCATCTTTTTGCATGCTGATTCTTCCAACTTAGCAGCCACAACTGACAAATTTCGGGAAAGATAATGAGTAGAAGGAAAATTGGGCACATGCTTGATCATTTGATTTCTACCCCTTTATCTATCGCCGATCCTTTTGATTTTGTCCCTATACATTGGTAACTCTCATCGTTATCTTCCTTATCATCGATCTCTTGCAAGGTGGGGTCCCTCTGCTCGATCGCTCTTTTCATTTATTGTATCTAGCAACCCCTTCTGCACTCCTATACTCCTATATATACTCATACCCAAATTACATTCTTCTCAATCCGCATCTCAACAAGTCTTATCTTTAATTCATGGCAGATCCCCGGACTCTGTTCCTGTCCCTTCTCCTCACTGCTCTGTTTCTCGCTTCAGGCATTGCAGCTCAGGGTCCACCTTCCCCTGGCTACTTCCCAAGTTCCAAATTCCCTTCTCTCGACTTCCCTCAGGCCTTCAGTAACCGCTGGGGTCTTCAGCATCAAACTTTAGACCATGGCACATTGACCATCTGGCTAGACACCAGCTCAGGTCCAATGTTCttacaattaatcaaataactagtctcctttttttttttttgaagtttgtttgtttgttttttttttttttgaaatttgtgcTATTGGCCATCTCAAATTAATTGTGATGACATACATCACTCTTTTGATGGAAAGCAGGAAGTGGGTTCAAGTCTCATGATTCATACGCTTCAGGATACTTCAGCGCAGCCATCAAGCTCCAACCTGGTTACACTGCAGGAGTGATTACGTCCTTCTATGTGAGAATTAAGCTCTATGTTTGATTAATTCATCAGTGTTAAATATTTCAGACAGGTAGTACATCTGGGTAGCATCCCGACTGGATACAAAAATATacttatatcatacataatcGTATAAATTTTATTACCATGTGTCTAATTGGATACCACTCTCGAGATACCGAATATTTTCCTTGGTTTGTAGAGTAATTGATATATGTAGAAAATTATGTAACACTGCAGCTTTCGAACAATGAAGCACACCCGGGAGACCATGATGAAGTGGACATTGAGTTCTTAGGGACAACGTTCGACAAGCCCTACACTCTGCAGACCAATGTGTACGTGAGAGGGAGTGGAGACGACGGCCGGAGAATAGGAAGAGAGATGAGGTTCCACCTCTGGTTCGATCCGACTCAAGATTTTCACAATTATGCTGTGCTGTGGTCCCCCAATGAGATCATGTCAGTTCCCTTAGCGTTCACCTATTTTTGAACTTTTGACCTTTTTAATGTTCATATTATTTTCAGCTtttgtgcatgcatgcatatgcagatcttttggtgtttttgccaaaaaAATATCATTTGGGGGCCACTTTGAACACGAATTAAACTATTTGGGGAGAGGTAAAGTTATGTGAGTTTAAATAAATCTCAATGTTAAATTTTGGGATAATAGTAAACTTtcacatataaaaaaaaaaaaaatgcggaCTTTTCTTGAAATTTTAATAATCTTACTTAACCTTTTCAAGAATTCAAATAATCAAGAGAGAATATTTGATGACATTTAATtaatgattttatctttttacTAAATAGTAGAGGAGACTTAATTAGTAGTAGTGTATTTTTAACAAATCTTAAGTGAAgtttatgtaatttttaaaacTCATAAAGTATGTCCATGCCATTTTGTCGAGCTTTAATATAAAAGTCATCTGATTTTTTTGGTCACTTTGAAATAAAAAAAGTTATTATCTTTTACTCTAAATTTAATTTGACTCAAAAAACTCttaattcataattaattttgAAGAGATCATCCATGGCAGGCAAGATGTCAATTTAAAGGGCCAGGGTACCTGGCTTCTTTTTAAATCTCTTCTAGTCTGAATCAAGCTACTGTTTCTCGCAGGGGGGAATATCTTTGGCATTTTGCATATGCACAGTTCTCATATATATCTTGCACCTTTCCGCAAGAAAAAAAGACATGCttaattaattttcattttacaATATAATAAGAACATATTGATATGACATGGACACCGAAGCCCAAAATCAGCCGTGAACCATATGTACCACCAGTGTCTTCCATCCACAAACCCATTGCTTCTTCCCTtcttcatgatacatgtataaaTATGCCATAATGCAATTATTAACATTGATTTTGACGCGTGATGTGGTTGATCCATCATCGGCAGATTCTTAGTGGACGACGTGCCTATCCGGCGGTACCCCAAGAAGAGTGATGCGACGTTTCCGACGAGGCCAATGTGGGTTTACGGGTCGATTTGGGACGCCTCGTCGTGGGCCACCGAGGACGGCAAGTACAAGGCCGATTACAGGTACCAACCCTTCGTGGGGAGCTACAGGAATTTCAAGGTGAGTGGGTGCGCCGGCTGGGGGTCGTGCCAGCCGCCGACGGTATCGCCGTCGTGGTCCGGCGGATTGAGCCAGCAGCAGTACCGGGCCATGGACTGGGTGCGCAGGAACTGCATGGCGTATGACTACTGTAGTGACTCGAGGAGGGACCATTCCCTTACACCTGAGTGCTAGAGTGTTGGGTCGGGTAGGACCCGACCCATGCATAACTGCATATACGTACGTCTATTTAGTAAGTTGCCCAATTATTATTACTGCCTTTGCTCGCCTTAAAAAGAAATGTAATAAagaaagagaggaaaagaaaaaagtgGGCTTGGGTTCGTGCATGGAGGCGTCTTGAGATGGATCCACTTGCAGAAAAACAGATGCAATGGTGGCTAGGCGTCCAAGCCTCCAAGAATTAAAGATTcaaggggaaaaaaaatattgCTCTGGCAGTGTGtgtttgtgagagagagagagagagaggtcccAAAGTGTTTGCAATGTTGTGTAATAAAATTTGCCTTTTCTAAATAATAAAACAGAGTGGTGGTTGTCTTGCAACTTGAAGGGCCGTGGCCCTTGTGTTGGGAATTGTGATTGTTTATTATTACATGCAAATTAAGGACCCTTGGAAAAAATTTCGCCCCCTGGAGACTTATATCCAAATTGAAGAAGATGTTAACTCATAAATCAAGGTGGAATATATTCATTTTAGGTTACAAAAATAGATTAAATATAGAAGTAACTAACAATTATTGTTGACATATAATTTTCAGATTAGGgtattataattaaattattgaatataATAAGCATGCATTCGAAAACGACCCAATCTGATTCATAcaataaaatattaaagataTAATATCTTTTATAAGATATTTATTTTAGTTAGTTTTCTTATCTTGTAATATTTATCATTCTTTAATTGTACAATTGTTTGACTTAATATGAATTTCTTAATTTAAGGAAACTTTTTTAATAGATTATAATTTCTTAAGAAGCTATCCATAAACTCTATAATTTGTCTTTATTCctttaaatttagaattgtaaaatactgtatttatttatttatttattttgattgaaTACATACGTACTGAATCCAAACTATACAAAGACTCCTATCTGTCATCCCATTCATCTTTAATAAGATTTAAGCTTGAAACTTGCAGCACAACAAAAGTCAAAAGTTTTAACCAAGGAAATGTCTCCTACGAGAGACATGTCCCTGTGCGTATGAAGCCCAACACAAATCTCAATGCACCCAAACCAGGCTAAACAACGATGGCTACTTTTTTGGAGTATCTATCACGAGGCATTTTTCTGGGGAAGGGTCACAAGCAGCTACTATTTCTGACAATCATGGGCCATGCATGCTTTGACGTCAAATCGCAATGTGAATTGAAAACAGAAACAAAGGACTTTAATTGTTTGTCCTGCTATTTGAAGTCCTTCACTTTTCATACAGATTGGCATTTGGTACGAACACACAAATcaaaaacaattaaataaaagtaaaaagCTAGGATTCCGCTTCAGTCGTGGGCTCTATGCCTGAAATATCCTACCTAATCGATCAAAAGGTCATAGCTAGATACGATATTTCGTATATAGAGCTACTGCTGAAGCATGGAACCcttttatttaattgtttttgATTTGTCTGTTTCAGCAAGGTACCAAATGCCTATATGTATGAAAAGGGCATGACTTCAAATCATGCTTGTGAATGATCAGTGCTCTGCGATTTGTTTATTAATTAATTGTCCCGATGTTTTAATTGTCCCAATGCTCCACCTTCGGTGATCCCACAAGGCTTACAGAGTAAGTTTGGCTTTTGAGGGGTTGGGGGGACAAAGCATACCAGCACCATTGGTGATTGGTCACACCACacataataatatattatggGCATCACCTACGACATGAAGGGTAGAGGGGCTGTTGCTGCTATTCCC
This region includes:
- the LOC131149011 gene encoding probable xyloglucan endotransglucosylase/hydrolase protein 32, which codes for MADPRTLFLSLLLTALFLASGIAAQGPPSPGYFPSSKFPSLDFPQAFSNRWGLQHQTLDHGTLTIWLDTSSGSGFKSHDSYASGYFSAAIKLQPGYTAGVITSFYLSNNEAHPGDHDEVDIEFLGTTFDKPYTLQTNVYVRGSGDDGRRIGREMRFHLWFDPTQDFHNYAVLWSPNEIIFLVDDVPIRRYPKKSDATFPTRPMWVYGSIWDASSWATEDGKYKADYRYQPFVGSYRNFKVSGCAGWGSCQPPTVSPSWSGGLSQQQYRAMDWVRRNCMAYDYCSDSRRDHSLTPEC